GATGACTGCTCATGTTTATCTAAACTTCATAGTCTTTCATTGATGATTCTACTATGATCTTTACCTCTACATATTAATTTCCTGCATTCTGGTTGTCTTGTGGTCGAGTTTATTGTTTGATAATCCTAATGGTGACGAATATGAAAGTTCATATCGTTTAACTGAAGCATGAAAAATCTAAGTGTTTAGATGCTCTCCTTCTCTATACCTATCTGCCAACTCTAAAGACAACTTTTGGGTTATCGCTATGACATTCTCATGATTATATCTAATTATTGGTTGCATCTGTATGAAACAGTCTTGTTGAGTTGAACTTTCTTCTTTTCATGAATATCATAGTTCTACTGTGTATATTCTGCTAAGATTAAGTTATCCTCTTCTTCATAAAATAAGTTATGATCATGTTTGTTATAGTTAACTAGTAATTGTTGTTAAGCTGGACTTAGTTGTCTCATGTTTAGATAAAGCCTTCAGTTACATGTTTAAGTCAAAACCTATTTGGTATAGTACTTTCCTATCTTTAATCTCTTTTGTGACATTGCTGGCTTTGTGAAGCTTACATCCTGTTATCATTAAGGTATCTTCCATAAAGTAGGATGTAGTCATTCTTGTTATagtcaaaataataatttttaagaTGAGTATGACTACCTCATGATTCAGATGTTAATTTAAGCTATACACCTGAGTTAAACTTGTTTTGGTATAATACTTCCCTTGTCTATAACCCCCTCCCTTCATGACATGTTTAACTTGATTCTATAACCTATAAAGCTCCCTTGTCTGTATAAAATCACAACCCCACTTGAAATGTCTATGCATAACTGATTGAATATTGCATATATCCCTGTTTGTCTCCATGACTTTATGATTCCATGTTTTTCCTTTGAAGTTATACTCagtcctctcttttcttctattCTAAAACCTGAGTCTGATTTTCAATCCTATGAGAAGTTCTCTATTGCTACTGATTGAAAAAAGTGGTTTGTTTAAGATTAAAGGGATTATATTAAAACATCTTTAGGAACTCCATGTTGAATCTATAACCTATAGTCTTACTAAGAACTACGATTATGTTATGATACTTCTAGTAATGCCTAAGAAGTTGTTTAGTATAATTGTTTGTTTAAATCCTTGTTGATGCCTTCTAAGAAATTCTAAGTAGTATGGTCAGTCTATGCATGTGCTAATGGCAATATTAAAGCTAGTTTGTCAGGGGTAGGAGTATCTGTATTTCTTGTATTGCTACATATCTAAACTCTGTATTCTTCACCTTCCCTTTGAATGTGTTTTTCTCAATGTTTAGACCTTTAACAATATGTTATGAtgtttctatttatatcctataTGTGCTCGAAGGTCTGACATTCAGATTTACTTAACATGTGGATTGTTCATCTAGTATTAGACAATGTAGAATTGTTTGTATACCCTTATATTATTCTATTAGAAAGGAAAATATACTTCTGTGGTAGGAGATATTATAGCATTTAGTTTACATTGAAAGGGCCTTATTGACACTTAAACCCATAGGGAAAAATAAGTTGTTAGTGGTTAAGGGTATTTGGGAGTGGAGTTTGACTCTAGGTTGGGTAGCACTCCCGCGGCACACGCATTGCCCTGGGCCTTGAGTTCCTTGGGAACGTTGAAGTATTGGGGGATTCAAAGGGGGCATCGACCTTGAGTAAAACTCCCTCCTTAGCCCCTAATTCATTGACACTTTTTGGGTTTTTAGGGGTTTAGTGTTTAAATACAacgaaagttttttttttcaatgtaAATTATATGCCATGTATAACTACCACATTTGTATAATTTCTCATAGTATTTGAGTATTGATATTTTAACATATTTTTGTTCCAGTTATTTGTTTATATATTTCATCCATGGTTGAATATGCTGAATATATGGAATATGTGCCTAATgattttctcctttcttttggaCATGCACATCCACTTGGGCCTGCTAAGTTCCTAAGGAACTCAGACCCAATCCCAGCCTTGTTTTATTTTTCTGGAGAGGCCAAAATCAGTTGTAGATGTGTCTCTTTACAGCTGGGCCTACCTCCTTGAGGCCCCATCACCAGAGTCGAGTCCTCTTTCCCTCAACTCCTTATTATTATTTACTGCTTCGCTAGTTCATCCCACTGTCTTGTTGCATTTGTTATATCTCTGTTATGGTTCTATCTCACATGTATATAACAATCACATTTCATGCTTTAATTTCATATTAAACCTAGGCAAACCCTAAAGAACATAGGACTAAAAGAATTAGTTAGTAACTAATCCCTATTTTGCTCGTTATAATTTGCCCATGTCATAACTACGCTTTCATTCACCTTCCCTTTTATTAAAATATCTTGAAGCCCAGAACTTAGAAAAAACAGTAGCTCATTTTTCAAAAGAAATCAGATTTAAATCGCAAGCTTTATCTTCAAAGAGGTAAATAAGATTTTCATAAAAAGTGAAGTACTGTCGCCCCAAATGGATTTTCAAAAGACTGCTTCTCTTTAAGTTTTAAAAATCAAGGTATATCTTAGACTCACTTTCTTACAAATATCTCCTAGAGTTACATATACAATCATTCTCTAAAACCAAGCATAGACTCACTTTCTTACAAACATCTCCTAGAGTTACATGTACAATCATTCTCTAAACCAAGTGTTTTATAACTTAACCTCTTTTTACATACATTATACTTTTAAGCTGTTTACATGTATATTTTAAAACTCTTTTAATCCACCAATATATTTAAACTCCTTTGTAAATTCACACCCCTTTAAAGGTCGCACGCTCCTTTTATTCCCCTATGTATATAGTAAGCCATACTCTTTAATATTAATTAAAGCATAGTATATATAATTGATCTCAACCCTAGTCCAAGTCCTATGGAGCTACCTCAGGTACATTTTAAGGAgggcctaacaccttccccttagaagaaCAAGAACCCTTACCCATAATCTCACCGGTTAACCGATTAATAGTGAATATGACTTGGTAATTAAATAGGTACCCTAGTATACCTTTAAatattaggtgacgactcttttTATCAACAACAGAGAAACTACAAGTTGAATCTTGTTTTGACTAGTGCAAAATATGGTGCAACACTCACCACATCTTTATTACTCTTGGGTGGTGAAAATTCCCgaatggccttgatttttgatgggtccaattctaTCCTTTTTTCTGCTTATGGTGAggcccaataattttccagcagggactccgaacgcgcattttgccgGATTCAATTTCAAACTATACCTTTGCAGGCACTCGAAAATTTTCCTCAAATTATCCAAGTGCTCTAAACTCTTCCGAGATTTGATGatgatatcatccacatatatttCGATCTCCTTATGAATCATGTCGTGAAAAAGGGTCATAGCCCTCgtgtaggtggcaccagcattcttAAGACAGAACGACATGAATCTATAGCATTAAACTCCCCAAGGTGTGGTTAAGGCTGTATTTTTTGCATCTTCTTTGTGCATCAAAATCTGGTGGtatccagcgaaacaatctacgaATGATTGCAGTTTATGCTTCGCGCATTTGTCGATGAGGATTATTGTCATTTAGTAGAAGCTTTGTGTAAGAAATAGTAATATTTTAACCGCATTAATATACAGAACATATTTAGTTGAACTATAAAATAGATACTAAAGTAATAGAAATCTAATTGCATAAGCTTTAGTTTACTTTCATTCATCAAATTAATGTAAGGAGGCATGCGTTTGCTCCGTTACTTGATATAGTTCGTCATGCTTGTATCCTCTATATCTTTGTTCTTGGCCAAATACGGCTGGTTTTAGAAAGACTAATATATATAGGAGTGTCTCTTTAGTTGTTTTTACTATAAATTTTGAAAAGACTTAgtacatttaataaatttcttgtacATGAAAAACTCATCTATTACTTACTCGAGGGAATgatttttttaagaaataaaaCTCCATCAATTACGAAGGTATAATAAAACTTTACTGCATTTAAGGACctttgaattctaaataattagtTATATATAAGTTATTAGGCTTCGAAGATGAATAGTTTAATTATGTTTGGTTTAGTCAAAACTTTAAGCTTTTTATTTAGCTTTTTCCTCCCTATTTCAATATATAATGGCTCAATTTTTGTCAGATAGCAATAAAACCatacaagaaaataaaacaaatcacAAAATACAAAAAGAGGTTATATCTCCATGTATGCAATTTCATTATATGCATATAAGCATCTTACGtataaaaaaaaagagggaatCATGGACGTGTCTTTCTAATCCAAGTAGGGTCAATTTTATAGGGTCGGTGTATGTGTAGTTTAATCGAAAAAGAATTCCATCATTAGGTAATTTATAATTAGATccttaaattatacaaatatATAAGGGTATAAAAGTTGATCAATATTTCAGGGATATTTTAGTCGTTCAACATTTAGTATAAATTATtcgtacttttataataataaataGATAGATAAacatagatatagatataaatatagatagataaatgggggatttgcatctatacccactttttgggtcacgttttaatttgtgcccgctttgcaaaaaaaattgcaagcgtacacactttttcgcgtaacttcagcatacggggctaaagtagcaaagacaatcacgcaaaacttcagcatacttcagtctttgctacttcagccccgtatgctgaagttatgcgaaaagcGGGTATGCTTgtaatttttttgcaaagcgagcataagttaaaacgtgacacaaaaagcgggtatagatacaaatgacccttttttttctagccaaattttattcatttttttggaATACTTTTTCACTTTATTTTAAAATTAGTGTTTGGTTATAAATTTTTAAATACAACTTGGAGTTGGACTCCAAAGTCTTTACATacttatttttagttttattaccCTATTTTTTTTTAACATGAGATATTTACTTTTACAGATCTAAAAATGATATTTTCTTAGTTTTAACACTATAAATAGCCATGAAGGCCCATTTCCTCCCTTTGCAAAAAGTATACCCAAACGCAACTCCGTCTTCACCTCCAACTCCAACTTCATAATTTCAATTAAAGTGAAAATTATTTTAAGAGACCATTTGGACATGAtaattttttcactttttccgaacttttttttactttttttcaaatcagtgtttggccataaaattttcatttttcacttgaagttgaatttttgaatttttcgagAATTCGAAAAACCCCAGaaagctgtttttcaaaattttcactcggATCCTCACAAAACTtccaaaataacccaaaattatattcatgtccaacacaactctaattttcaaataccattttcacttgaaaaagaaattcaccttttttttttttgaactttacaattcttatgtccaaacgcccccTTCGAATCTACGGCCAACGTTTATTaagtaaggaaagaaaaatgGCTATAATAATTATATCCCTTTTGAAGTAAATATAATTCTAccaaattaattaatatgcttaaaaacaataaaaataatcaaaattGCTAGAGAGGACAACCAATTAGCCGAAGCATTGTCAAGATTGAGCAGGGCGCAGAATGAAGAAAGTAGTTTTTTATCTTTTGATGCCCTACTCCTTTTGTATTAAAATACTATATACAAGATTTGAAAAAGACGAGTTCCATTCAAAACAGTTCCCTTGTCCCGAAATGTTCATTGATGAAGTAATATgcacttttaaaattatttttttccagtttatcctaaaaaaaatattatttttataatcaCATAGAAATAATATATATCAAAtaacaaagggaaaaagaaagtagggaaagaaaataataattgAAGTGGGCTGGGCTTTGACATGGAAAGGAATGGCTTAGTAATAATTGAAGTTAGCATCGGATCTATTTGAAGTGCCACTCATCCCTCAGAAAAACAGTGTTAGTATTTTCTCTCACAAATTGATTCTGTGGTCCGAATTGGAGTTCCTAAATCATGGCTACACAAGGTCAAGTCATCACCTGCAAAGGTACTTCTTCTATATTCTATCAATGTATTCAATTCTCACTTTAAAGCAATATCAAAGGCGGATCTGATATTTAaaccagtatatatatatatatatatatatatatatatatactgcacTACTAGTATACCACTTATAGAAATGTATGTTTGTTACTTGCAATTTTTAATGCTTTCTGTGAACCCTAATTTTTGAGCTTTAATTTGTGATTATGGATTGTGAAATGGGTGTATATAGCTGCGGTGGCCTGGGAACCCAACAAGCCTCTGGTGATCGAGGATGTGCAGGTAGCTCCACCGCAGGCCGGTGAAGTCCGTGTTAAAGTTCTCTATACTGCTCTCTGCCACACTGATGCTTATACCTGGAGTGGCAAGGTAATTTCATACTCTATCTGTATGTAtacatttttcctcttatttagGAACTACTGATTTTGCTTAAGTGGTCAATCAGACATATGGAATTCCGGCTATGTGAGTTTCTAAAAGCATAGCCAGTCTAAGCCGGATAAAGGTATAGTTATGTGGCCTAAGTGTGATGAATACTCGGGGAGTACCTGTCGAATGAGTGATTTGATCTTTGGGATTGTGGCATAGTTGATTGATGGCTGAATCATCAAATGGAGTTGAAGAGTTCTGCATTTCTGCAGCAATACTAATTTGCTTTTGGGTGGCTAATAAGTATTATGAACATATCATTACATTCTTATGATAAACAATAAAACTAGTGCAAAAGTATTTTTCCCTATGGAATTTCATTAAAACATGCATTATCAGATTTTCGCTTCCTCTAAATTTTTATGCTCAAGGATATCTTGGAGTGCCAAGAATTTTTAGCTCTTTCCTTGTTATTTGGAAAATTTCTTTGCAATTCCTAATGTTTACGTGGAAATTGGTAATTTTGAGAAGCAATAAGTTCAGAGTCAATGGTTCAAGATCATTAGTAATCTGACACATGCTTCTTTCTCCTTGAAGGATCCTGAAGGTCTCTTCCCATGTGTGCTTGGTCATGAGGCTGCAGGGTACGTGCTCGCTTTTCTTATGATTTCATTTAAACGTTGTAGTTTCCATTGAAGCTAAATGAAAGTTTTGTGTGGATACCTTTTTTCTTGGTCTTAGCCCTCTAAATTTGCAGGATTGTAGAAAGTGTCGGTGAAGGAGTGACTGAGGTTCAGCCAGGGGACCATGTTATACCTTGTTACCAGGCTGAATGCAGAGAATGCAAGTTCTGCAAATCAGGAAAGACCAACCTTTGTGGTAAAGTAAGGGCGGCTACTGGGGTAGGAGTTATGATGAACGACCGCCAGAGTCGATTTTCTATCAATGGAAAGCCAATCTATCATTTCATGGGAACTTCAACCTTCAGTCAGTACACTGTTGTCCATGATGTTAGTGTTGCAAAGATTGACCCAGTAGCTCCTCTGGAGAAAGTCTGCCTTCTTGGATGCGGTGTTCCAACCGGTAACTCTTCGTGTGGTTTCCTCCAATCTAATTCATGAAACTTCTTCTGTAGTATCTCTGATTTAATGCTAGCTCTTACTCCATTTCCAATCTGCTCTTTTGCTCTTTATCAATAATGTATACAACAGCTACACCTTAGCCCCAAATAAGTTGGAgttggctatatgaatcctcactgaTCATCTTACTCCATTTAAACTCGTCTCAGGTCAATATtacacaaaataaaaaaaataaaaaataaaaaattaaatttaaaagtaCTTGAAGTTCtttattattaataattttttagTGCAATAAATTGTTTGGCTGGTCTTGCATTGACTTCATCATCATTCTATTTGTTGTTCTTATTGATTTCCCAATCTCTCCAATTTTTGCTAAAATGACTGTACAGTCAAATTGAGAGCAACTTCTGAGACCATGTGATGCATTTAAAGAGAATTTTGAGATAAAACACTTCAAAACAAAAGCTAAAGAAAGAGAAGTAAAAGAAGAATGGAAAGTAAACAAGGAAGCTAAAACCAAGTATCATAGTGGGGCTCTTAGTATAGATGTTTGATACAACGGGGATGGTAATGCATATAAGTATATTGTTAGGGAACCGATCGTTATAGTAATTTGATTTATATGAGTTACTAGATAGTACCTTTTGGTTGGTTTAACCCAAGCGTCCATCTTATCTATCCTTTTAATTAAAACTTCACGCTGGTTTATTCCCCTAGATTAAAAGCTGAGGAAGAAATCATAAATCATAGAACGCCCTTTTTACTATGTTCGTTTGTTCCCTTTCTTTTTCCAATACCttgtgttttgtttattttcaatTAATGGTTAATGTGCACTCTTACCATCCCCTCCTTGTATTTTACATTGGGTATTTGCTGTTTATAGGCCTTGGAGCTGTTTGGAACACTGCAAAAGTTGAACCAGGTTCCATTGTTGCTGTCTTTGGCCTGGGCACAGTTGGTCTTGCTGTAAGTTTCTAACAATTTGATTATGTGTCAATATTTAAGTTCCTTTAATATATTTATGTAATCTATCAATTTTGCTTGTTAGGTGGCGGAGGGTGCAAAGGCTGCTGGTGCTTCGCGAATTATTGGGATTGATATTGACAGCAAAAAGTTTGATAGAGGTACAGCTTCATCCACTCTGTCTAAGATTGTGGactagttgaacttttaggaataGTAAGGATTTGAATAGGCTCCAAGAATCTTTTACATCAGATTTGTCAAAATTTGTGCTACTCCTAAGATTGCTATCTTGAGAATTCAAACACAAGTTACTAATGTTCATCAAAATCTGATAAATGATTTCATTTTTAGATGTATATATGTAGACATATTTGTAGATATATGTTTGTCAGTGTTTAGAGGAACTTTTATGTTATTATCACTATGCCATAGTGGTAAACTGTGTAGAAAGCTCCCTTATGGGATGGAATATAATGGTAATGGAAAAGCAAAAGAAGCCTTGCAATAATTCCTTGTCTTGATTGCCCTCAACCTTTCCATAAAATAAAATTCATCAGCCGGCTCTTCCAACTAAGAAAGGATGCCAAATATTACCTTTAGGCCTTGTGCTCTCAACCCCTATAAGTGCATTACATCAATTCGCAAACTCAATCTACCATCAAGAttgatttcaattcaaactttAAATTTTTGAAAGCAAGAGATAATATTTCTTACCAAATCATTCCTCCCCACTAAAAATATTTGAGGCTTATGCCAG
This genomic stretch from Nicotiana sylvestris chromosome 9, ASM39365v2, whole genome shotgun sequence harbors:
- the LOC104239734 gene encoding alcohol dehydrogenase class-3, whose amino-acid sequence is MATQGQVITCKAAVAWEPNKPLVIEDVQVAPPQAGEVRVKVLYTALCHTDAYTWSGKDPEGLFPCVLGHEAAGIVESVGEGVTEVQPGDHVIPCYQAECRECKFCKSGKTNLCGKVRAATGVGVMMNDRQSRFSINGKPIYHFMGTSTFSQYTVVHDVSVAKIDPVAPLEKVCLLGCGVPTGLGAVWNTAKVEPGSIVAVFGLGTVGLAVAEGAKAAGASRIIGIDIDSKKFDRAKNFGVTEFINPKEHEKPIQQVIVDLTDGGVDYSFECIGNVSVMRAALECCHKGWGTSVIVGVAASGQEISTRPFQLVTGRVWKGTAFGGFKSRSQVPWLVDKYLKKEIKVDEYITHNMTLTDINKAFDLMHDGSCLRVVLDMFV